The genomic interval GCCGTTTGAAGGCTTAGATCCGTTAAATACGCAGCAGCATTGTTTGCATTCTCACCAGAAAGTATGACTGCTTTTTTGAAATATCCGACCGCTTTTCTAAACAGGGACAGGTCTGCGCTAATGATTCCAAGCCGGTATAATACTTCAAGTCTTAAATCTTTTTCTCCAAGCTTTTCAAGCAACTGATCCGCCTGGAGCGCAAACTCATAACTTAAATCATTTCTCCTCTGTTGGGTATATCTTTGAGCCGACATATAGTACATCAGCGCCTTTTCCCTGCTATCTTTTGTATTTAATAAAATCGTCCTGGCCTTTATTTCCGCCGTTTTGGCTTCCGGGGTTTTTCCTGATTCTTCATATAAAGCCATTTCCTCCATCTCAATAAAAAAAACCGGCGCAGGCTTATGATCGTCCTGAAACAGATGGGCGGCCTTATCCAGGTATCGGATTTTTTCATCAGGTTCCAGGTAGTCCGCATATACGGTGAGCAAATTGCCAAGAATTTCCCGGTTAGGATGCTTCTCAAAATAATTGACTGCATCCCAAATTTCAGCTTTCGCTCTCGGGTTACTGGTATTATCAGGTGGTCTGACATCCAGCTGATCAATCTCTTCATTACGCTTTCGGTCGGTGTATGACCACTTCGCTAAAAAGTGATAATAATAATATCCGAGCAGACTGAAATAATTAAAACGATTTAACGCACGCCTGTAAAATCCTTCCCCTTTGTTATAATGAAGCTTCTGGGCCAACTGCCGTGCAGCCGCAATTGCGACCAGCCCCCGTTTATATTGCATGTCATAAGTGCAAAGCATGCCCAGATAATTAAGCCTTTTAACGGTATTAGTATCAGCTTTAATCTGATGATTGATCAGGGTTTGAATACTATCAATTTTGACACGATACAGAACTGCTGTCTGCGCCGTAGCCTGAAATACGATGAGTCTGAACAAAAGGAAGAATAAGAGGCAGGTTAATAAACGTTGAAGCATGGAATTTTTTATCAGGAAATTGGTGCTGAGTATACATTTTAAAAATACCTATCTATTGCTGGCAGCCAAATAATATATTTTCTCGGTTATCATGTTATCAATGAGTTTTTGAAGGCGTAAATGAACCTGACAGGCAAACTACTTTATCTTCTTCGCGTCATTGGATCGTCCACCCTGAAACAGGATTATTTTAGTTATTTTTCCTGATTCATCTTTTACGAACTCAATCAGAGCTTCAAATTCTTTGGGAAAGAATCTGGTTTGTGTTTCGGGAAAAACTTCAAATTTTGGCTGTCCGGTGGCCTGAATGATGAGGCGATTTTGGTCTACGGTGACAGTCAGAATGAAATTGGGGCCTAATTCGTACTCACCTACATAGGTTTGCAGAATGGAATCCGGTACGATTTCCACCTTTTTTATAACTGGCTTATAAAATTCCTTCCAGTTATAAACGGTGGCTACGCTATTGACTATTTCTTTAAGAATAGCCCCGTTGTTCGAATTGACCATGATGACTACCCCGTCTCCGTTGGTCAGACTGCCATAGTACTGACTTAGAAAGCCCTGATCCGCCCCACCGTGACCGAAATAAGTATCTGTTCCTTTTTTTGTAATAAATACTCCCAGAGCTGCACTGCTGTCGACATACGGTGTAAGCCGCAAACGGGTAGTTTGCTGTGAAAGTACTTTTTCGGATTTACCCTGATAGGCCAGTTGCGTTTCGATGATATAGCGACACAGATCTGTTGGGGTTGTCCACAAACCAGCGGCAGCCTGTTCAGGGTAAATGTTATACTTCCCTGCAATTTCTTTACCCTTCCCATCATAGCCGGTTGCCAGCAATGCGTTCCCGGCGGGTGGCTGCGTGTACGAACTATTGGTCATGCCCATTGGCTTCAATACCTTTTCCGACATGTATTGGTCATAGGGCTGATGAGTAACATCCATCAGCAAGAGTTGCGAAATTGTGGTTCCCCCACCCGAATACTGAAACCGCAGGCCAGGCTCAAACTGAGAACGAACCGCCTCAGTATTAGCCGGTTTTTGTCCGTTAAGTACCTGGCTTAATGTAGGTAATTCTTCCTGAATACCGTATCCAGGGAAACCATGAATAGTCAATCCTGCTGTATGGCTGAGCAGATTAGCAGTGCTGATCTTTTTGTTTTTTGCCAATGAGTCATATGGAAATTTCCAGGTGGTCAGGTATTGATTAATGTCTGTAAGCAACTCTATTTTTTTATCCTGAACGAGCGTCAATACACCTACCCCATTTAGTGATTTGCTGATAGATCCCGCCTGAAAACGGGTCTCGGTAGTGACGGATCGCTGCGTGGTGGTATCAGCCAAGCCGTAAGCTTTGGCCCACTCAATCTGATAGTTATGAATCACAGCCATGCTCAGCCCATTTATTTGATAAAACTTCATGCGCTCCTGAAGAGTCCATTCTTTATCGTCGGTTATGCGGATGTTCCCGGCTAAGTGCTGTTCTACTTACAGGATTTTGTCAACTACTTCTTTAGAGTAGGGTGTGGTTTGCCCCAAGGCAGGCAGACTGTGTGTTAACCACCCGATAAACAGAAGTGTAAGGTATTTTTTCATAATTGATTTGCTGGGTAAGCAGTCTTTTAATAAATCCAGGATTTGTTTTCAATCAGTTGTACTATTGGCAAACTATTGTATCTTCTTCGCTTCCGTTTTTTGCCCGCTATACGTCAGGCTTCGCTTCACAACCTTATCTGCCGCATCCCGGATAAATTCAAGCTGGGCATCCATCGCTTTGAAGAAAAATTTAGTCTCGGTTTCAGGAAAAGCGGTACATCCCGACTCACCTGGTTTGAATTGTCCGGAAAGCAGCCTGTCGAATTCAGTGGAAAGCTGGACATCAGTAAGCGGCTGTGCATAAGCAGCCATAGTGCCGGACAGCCAGGTGAGAATAAGTATAAAAAGTCTTTTCATGCTTACTTGATCGTTGTGATTAACAGATAGAAAACTATATTAAACGAAGGCCTTACCAAACCCTCGCCTGATCAGCTTGTGGCCTATAAAGTTTCTGGCCCGGCTTAACGTTAAATACCCGGTAGAACGGCTCAAAGTTGGTCAGTGGGCCATTCACCCGAAATCTTGCAGGTGAGTGTGGATCCGTCAGCAGGCGCGCCCGCTGGGTTGCATCCCGGACTTTATTTCGCCATATACGGGCATAACTTAAAAAAAACCGCTCATCAGGGCTGAAACCGTCAATTTTAGTTGTACCCTGACCTTGTTGTGTCCGTTTAAACGCCTCATAGGACAGAGTTATCCCGCCCAGATCAGCCAGATTTTCACCGAGTGTCAACTGGCCATTTACAGTCAGCCCATCCAGTAAGGTGTACGTATTATATTGTTTTTCAACAACCTTAGCTTTCAGTTCAAAACGCTCGGCATCATTTTTTGTCCACCAATCTCTCAGATTTCCGTTAGCATCATATTTACGGCCCTGATCGTCGAAGAGATGGGTCATTTCGTGACCGATAACAGTCCCGATACCGCCATAATTGATGGCTTCGTCTACATCTTTGTCAAAAAAAGGAAACTGCAGAATGCCCGCCGGGAAAACAATTTCGTTATTCCAGGGATTGGCATAGGCATTTACAGTCGGAGGCGTCATGCCCCACTCCGTGCGGTCAACAGGATGGTTAATTTTGGCCAGATTACTTTCAGTACGGTACCGGCGTGTTCGCTGCACATTGCCATAGTAATCATCCCTTTTGATGACTACCCCCGAATAATCATTCCATTTATCCGGGTAACCAATCTTTTTTGTGAATTTATCAAGCTTGATCAGTGCAATGGCTTTCGTTTCGGGAGTCATCCAATCGAGTGCTTCGATTCTTTCCCGGTATACGCCCTGTAAATTATCGACCAGCTTCAGCATCCGTTGCCTGGCTTCAGGAGGAAAATATTGCTTAACCCACAACTGGCCAAGGGCATCGCCCAGCTCTGCGTCCGTAAGGATAACCAGGCGCTTCCAGCGGTCAGGGAGCCGGACTTGTCCAAGAAGTGCTTTTTGATTGAATTCAAAGCTGGCCTGCTCAAACTCCTGGCTCAGCAGTGGCGCGTTGTAATCCAGCAAATCGAACAGGAGCCGGTCTTTCAGCACACTGACAGGCGTACTGGGCAGTAATTTATCCAGCGCCTGATAATAAGCGGGCTGGGCAACCAATACCGTGTCAACACGTTGCAGTTTTTTGGCGTTGAGCAGCCTGCGCCAATTCAGATTGGGCATCTTGCGGATAAGATCCGTCACGTTGAATTTGTGATAGTTAGCCACTGGGTCGCGTAGGTCAGCCTGTTCCTTATGGGATTGTGCCAACTTCGTTTCAAACGCCAGAATTGCGGTTGCTTTCGTGTGAGCCAGAGCGGGCTCTATCCCCGTCAGGGTAAATAGCTTCGTTACATAATCCAGAAATGCCTGCCGGATTTTTTTCGTGGCTTCATCGGTGCGGGTATAATAACCTTTTTCGGGTAGCGACAAACCAGCCTGCTGGAAGTTGATGCAATTATTTGTGCTCTGCCGGTCATCAGGGCCCACATAAAATCCGATGAATGAATTTGAAGCAGTCCAGAATCCCGTTACATCGCTTTCGTCAGTAATCAGATGGTCAATAAGCTGCCGGTAATCGCTGATGGCGGCAATGTTGGCAAGTCCGGCTTTTAGCGGACTAAAACCCAGCTGGTTAATGGCCACAGTATCCATTCCGCTACTGTAAAAATCCCCTACCAGTTGTTCGGTACGCCCCGAATTCGGATTGGAACGAGCTGCCTGTTCCAGAATCGCTTTGGTTTTCTGCCGATTTTCGTCGGCCAGTTGTGTACCCGTTCCCCAGCGTATTTGGTTGGCCGGAATCACGGTTTTCTTTAGCCAGGTGCCATTGGCGTAAGCAAAGAAGTCGTTACCGGGCAGAACAGTCGTGTCCATATCCGACTTGTCGAAAAACATTGTACGTACCGGCGTTTCACTGTTCTTTTTTTGCTGACAGGCTGTGCAGGCCAGCAGGCACAAGCCAATACTAAAAACCTGTTGAATGGAATGGGTTAACAGTTGTTTTTTCATATCCGTCCGAAGGAAATTGGTTTAGTTGAAAAAATCCCGCATTGTTTTCTCTGTTTCGGCGGGATGCGAGTTGAATGCGTAATCGTTCGCCCCATTAATGTACTGCACTTTTCCCTTAGTCATTTGGGTTTTGAAACGTTTTTGTTCATCATGCCCGCTTCACTTAAAAGTAGGAAAAATAGGTAGCGGCTTTCTTTCGTTGGGCCGTATCCAAACGGGCATTGTATGATCCTGACTATTTGAGTTTTTTCGTATCATCATAAAATTAAGTTTGGCATGTTCTGATCATTTGGTCACTCGTTGCGGGTCAGAGCGGGCTGATAATCCGGCAAGGAAACAGCCCGGCGCATAGGCTGCCGTTGCCAGTAGGTCAGGCTGCGCCATGCCCATTCCAATGGTCCGAAATGGTAATACTTCAGCCATATCGGACTTACAATCAGTTGCAGCACCCAGATTGCAGCCACCAAATAATAAAGCTGGTAGAATTGCCACCCGGCGTACTGGTTCAGGCCATATCCATAGAAAACGAATGTGCAGATCAGCGTGTGCATGACGTAGTTTGTAAAGGCCATCTGTCCCACCGCCGACAGCCGGTTGAGTAGTTCCTGTATCCGTCCGGATTGAATTAGCAGGATCAGCAGACTGGCGTGGGCCATCACCAGCAGAATCCGCTGAAAAGGGTAGATCAGGTCGATCCATAAAATTGGGTGCTTTTCAAAATAGACCATAAAGGCAGCCGCATTCGGAATGTTTGTGTAGCCGTAATAAAAGCTGTATGTGACCAAAGGCAGCCCCAGCCCGTAGCCAATCAGCATTGTTTGCCAGTAGCGCCGGCGCGGCCATTGCCCTGTAAAGAAGCCCGATTTATAGAGCGCCATACCCAGCAGCATCAGGGCAAGCGGGTCCCAGAGACTGAAAACGAGATAAATCGTTTGCTGTTCCCATACGTCTTTCCGATAGCGTTTAGCAACTGTAAAGTAATTGCTGGATTTCATCATCCGGGTATGTTCAGCTACTTCTGCTTTATTGGGGAAAAATTGCTTCTGGGCTTCCTGCCAGTCCTTCACAGTCTGTTCCTGGATGGCCGTCAGTTTCTGGCCCTGTTTACTGACTGTCTGAACCGCCAGGTATGCCAATCGTTTGTCACGTACATTCTGGTAAAAAAGCGTACTGGACACGAAGCCAATAATAGCTACCAGCGGCACTCCCAGTGCCAGATAGGTGGGTTT from Dyadobacter sp. NIV53 carries:
- a CDS encoding serine hydrolase; this encodes MKFYQINGLSMAVIHNYQIEWAKAYGLADTTTQRSVTTETRFQAGSISKSLNGVGVLTLVQDKKIELLTDINQYLTTWKFPYDSLAKNKKISTANLLSHTAGLTIHGFPGYGIQEELPTLSQVLNGQKPANTEAVRSQFEPGLRFQYSGGGTTISQLLLMDVTHQPYDQYMSEKVLKPMGMTNSSYTQPPAGNALLATGYDGKGKEIAGKYNIYPEQAAAGLWTTPTDLCRYIIETQLAYQGKSEKVLSQQTTRLRLTPYVDSSAALGVFITKKGTDTYFGHGGADQGFLSQYYGSLTNGDGVVIMVNSNNGAILKEIVNSVATVYNWKEFYKPVIKKVEIVPDSILQTYVGEYELGPNFILTVTVDQNRLIIQATGQPKFEVFPETQTRFFPKEFEALIEFVKDESGKITKIILFQGGRSNDAKKIK
- a CDS encoding M13 family metallopeptidase, which codes for MKKQLLTHSIQQVFSIGLCLLACTACQQKKNSETPVRTMFFDKSDMDTTVLPGNDFFAYANGTWLKKTVIPANQIRWGTGTQLADENRQKTKAILEQAARSNPNSGRTEQLVGDFYSSGMDTVAINQLGFSPLKAGLANIAAISDYRQLIDHLITDESDVTGFWTASNSFIGFYVGPDDRQSTNNCINFQQAGLSLPEKGYYTRTDEATKKIRQAFLDYVTKLFTLTGIEPALAHTKATAILAFETKLAQSHKEQADLRDPVANYHKFNVTDLIRKMPNLNWRRLLNAKKLQRVDTVLVAQPAYYQALDKLLPSTPVSVLKDRLLFDLLDYNAPLLSQEFEQASFEFNQKALLGQVRLPDRWKRLVILTDAELGDALGQLWVKQYFPPEARQRMLKLVDNLQGVYRERIEALDWMTPETKAIALIKLDKFTKKIGYPDKWNDYSGVVIKRDDYYGNVQRTRRYRTESNLAKINHPVDRTEWGMTPPTVNAYANPWNNEIVFPAGILQFPFFDKDVDEAINYGGIGTVIGHEMTHLFDDQGRKYDANGNLRDWWTKNDAERFELKAKVVEKQYNTYTLLDGLTVNGQLTLGENLADLGGITLSYEAFKRTQQGQGTTKIDGFSPDERFFLSYARIWRNKVRDATQRARLLTDPHSPARFRVNGPLTNFEPFYRVFNVKPGQKLYRPQADQARVW
- a CDS encoding DUF418 domain-containing protein; translated protein: MNPLSKLSPASGINVVQPGTTWSEVARPVSQAERIQTVDILRGVALLGILLMNIPYFSMAEYFSEVFRSDPSNINFWVNAGITILFEGKMRALFSMIFGVGIILFMARKEKTEPGQARQSATGLFYRRMGWLVLFGLIDSHVLLWMGDILYYYGIIGMIAFWFRKMKPTYLALGVPLVAIIGFVSSTLFYQNVRDKRLAYLAVQTVSKQGQKLTAIQEQTVKDWQEAQKQFFPNKAEVAEHTRMMKSSNYFTVAKRYRKDVWEQQTIYLVFSLWDPLALMLLGMALYKSGFFTGQWPRRRYWQTMLIGYGLGLPLVTYSFYYGYTNIPNAAAFMVYFEKHPILWIDLIYPFQRILLVMAHASLLILLIQSGRIQELLNRLSAVGQMAFTNYVMHTLICTFVFYGYGLNQYAGWQFYQLYYLVAAIWVLQLIVSPIWLKYYHFGPLEWAWRSLTYWQRQPMRRAVSLPDYQPALTRNE